A genome region from Arthrobacter agilis includes the following:
- a CDS encoding TetR/AcrR family transcriptional regulator, which yields MKLPSALKSASPPVTDGAPTAADGRSSRWEKHRAERRRQLIKTARRAVDALGPSASMEDIAAAADTSKSVYYRYFGDKTGLQRAMAEVVIGQMQQKVLDAAKAAATPREGLHSMVLAYLQMAQTSPNVYAFVTRVGIAESAAADDGAQDTLAHFLAAITEMVSQPMRSYLLSPDRPAGPDDAAPEYWPAAAIGMVRAVGERWLCAPDGPDKPTEEQMARQITGWLFDGISRYEDLVPAAPLPPATRRPAKDTP from the coding sequence ATGAAGCTCCCGTCGGCACTGAAGAGTGCCTCACCGCCCGTGACCGACGGCGCACCGACCGCGGCCGACGGCCGGTCCAGCCGCTGGGAGAAGCACCGCGCGGAGCGGCGGCGGCAGCTCATCAAGACCGCCCGGCGTGCTGTGGACGCCCTCGGCCCGAGCGCGTCCATGGAGGACATCGCGGCGGCCGCCGACACCTCCAAGTCCGTCTACTACCGCTACTTCGGCGACAAGACCGGGCTGCAGCGGGCCATGGCCGAAGTGGTCATCGGGCAGATGCAGCAGAAGGTGCTCGACGCGGCGAAGGCGGCCGCCACGCCCCGCGAGGGCCTGCACTCGATGGTGCTCGCCTACCTGCAGATGGCGCAGACCTCCCCCAACGTCTACGCCTTCGTCACGCGGGTGGGGATCGCCGAGTCCGCAGCGGCCGACGACGGCGCCCAGGACACCCTCGCGCACTTCCTGGCCGCGATCACCGAGATGGTCTCGCAGCCCATGCGCTCCTACCTCCTCTCCCCCGACCGTCCCGCCGGTCCCGACGACGCCGCGCCCGAGTACTGGCCGGCGGCGGCGATCGGCATGGTGCGGGCCGTCGGCGAGCGCTGGCTCTGCGCACCCGACGGTCCCGACAAACCCACCGAGGAGCAGATGGCCCGTCAGATCACGGGCTGGCTCTTCGACGGCATCAGCCGGTACGAGGATCTCGTCCCGGCCGCCCCGCTTCCCCCCGCAACCCGCCGACCAGCGAAGGACACGCCATGA
- the glgA gene encoding glycogen synthase — MRIDIVTKEFPPEIYGGAGVHVAELSRVLAPQVDLRVHAFGAPRPEDYHGASVLSYGVPEGLARSNAAVQTLGTDLQMLEGIGGADLVHSHTWYANMAGHLASLLHGIPHVLSAHSLEPLRPWKAEQLGGGYALSSWVEKTSYEAAAAVIAVSAGMRADILRSYPDVDPGKVHVVHNGIDVSLWSRDEDDDALRAHGIDPARPSVVFVGRNTRQKGVPYLLRAAAHLPADVQLVLCLGAADTPELAAETEVLIADLREKRGSVVLIERMLPRREVIQILSHATVFACPSIYEPLGIVNLEAMACGAAVVASATGGIPEVIDDGVTGTLVPLEQVQDGTGTPLDPEKFVTDFAAALNALVADPARASAMGVAGRERAERHFGWESIAETTLGVYRSVL, encoded by the coding sequence GTGCGAATAGACATTGTGACCAAGGAGTTCCCGCCCGAGATCTACGGCGGCGCGGGGGTGCACGTCGCCGAGCTGAGCCGGGTCCTCGCCCCGCAGGTGGACCTGAGGGTCCATGCGTTCGGCGCGCCCCGCCCGGAGGACTACCACGGCGCCTCGGTGCTCTCCTACGGTGTGCCGGAGGGCCTCGCGCGGTCGAACGCCGCGGTGCAGACGCTGGGGACGGACCTGCAGATGCTGGAGGGCATCGGCGGCGCGGACCTGGTGCACTCGCACACCTGGTACGCCAACATGGCGGGACACCTCGCGTCGCTGCTGCACGGTATCCCGCACGTGCTGAGCGCCCACAGCCTCGAGCCGCTGCGTCCCTGGAAGGCCGAGCAGCTCGGCGGTGGCTACGCGCTCTCCTCCTGGGTGGAGAAGACCTCCTACGAGGCGGCGGCCGCGGTGATCGCCGTCTCGGCGGGGATGCGGGCGGACATCCTGCGCAGCTACCCCGACGTCGACCCCGGCAAGGTGCACGTGGTGCACAACGGCATCGACGTCTCCCTGTGGTCGCGTGACGAGGACGACGACGCCCTGCGGGCCCACGGGATCGACCCGGCCCGGCCCAGCGTGGTCTTCGTGGGCCGCAACACCCGCCAGAAGGGCGTCCCGTACCTCCTGCGCGCGGCCGCCCACCTGCCGGCCGATGTGCAGCTGGTCCTCTGCCTGGGCGCCGCCGACACCCCGGAGCTCGCCGCCGAGACGGAGGTGCTCATCGCGGACCTGCGGGAGAAGCGGGGTTCCGTGGTGCTCATCGAACGGATGTTGCCGCGCCGCGAGGTCATCCAGATCCTCAGCCACGCCACGGTGTTCGCCTGCCCGTCCATCTACGAGCCCCTCGGCATCGTGAACCTCGAGGCGATGGCCTGCGGCGCTGCCGTCGTCGCGTCCGCGACCGGTGGTATCCCCGAGGTGATCGACGACGGGGTGACCGGCACGCTCGTGCCCCTCGAGCAGGTCCAGGACGGCACGGGCACGCCGCTGGACCCGGAGAAGTTCGTCACGGACTTCGCGGCGGCCCTGAACGCCCTCGTGGCGGACCCGGCCCGGGCGTCCGCCATGGGCGTGGCCGGGCGCGAACGGGCGGAGCGGCACTTCGGCTGGGAGTCGATCGCCGAGACGACGCTCGGGGTGTACCGGAGCGTCCTCTAG
- a CDS encoding acyl-CoA dehydrogenase family protein: MTDTLSRQQQIPATSGIRDDDRATVDTAELGELLLGRWAHVRRVARELAGRPELHKIEGLTHTDHRLRCFDQLHYLVGQKAVHRAFPKAFGGDEDNGGNIAGFEELVVADPSLQIKAGVQWGLFGSAVLHLGTEQHHEAWLPGIMNMEIPGCFAMTETGHGSDVASIATTATFDPETDEFVIHTPFRAAWKDYIGNGAIDGRAAVVFAQLITNGVNHGVHGLYVELRNEDGSFKPGVGGEDDGIKGGLNGIDNGRLHFTDVRVPRTNLLNRYGDVAADGTYSSTIASPGRRFFTMLGTLVQGRVSLDGAAVAASKLALTAAITYATQRRQFNASSNLREEVLMDYQRHQRRLLPRLAATYAAAFAHEELLEKFDGVFSGDQDTDEDRQDLETLAAALKPLSTWLALDTLQECREATGGQGFLIENRFASLRADLDVYVTFEGDNTVLLQLVAKRLLTDYAKEFKGVDFGVLARYAVSQAAGKTLHRSGLRRVAQTVADSGSGKKSALALRDEDTQRDLLTDRVQARVAAVAAVLRGAKGMSQEQSAALFNEHQNELIEVAHAHAELLQWEAFTRGLKKLQDPGTREVLTRLRDLFGLCLIEKDLAWFLMNGRLSSQRARTLDGYINRLLVKIRPHALDLVEAFGYGPEHVRSVVAGGAEQQRQKEAAEYTRRRRASGDAPIDEKTLLARAAKEKKARKAAKGRPQH; this comes from the coding sequence ATGACCGACACCCTCTCCAGGCAGCAGCAGATTCCCGCCACGAGCGGCATCCGGGACGACGACCGGGCCACCGTGGACACGGCCGAGCTCGGCGAACTGCTCCTCGGCCGGTGGGCCCACGTCCGCCGCGTCGCCCGCGAGCTCGCCGGACGTCCGGAGCTGCACAAGATCGAGGGCCTCACCCACACCGATCACCGGCTGCGCTGCTTCGACCAGCTCCACTACCTCGTGGGCCAGAAGGCCGTCCACCGCGCCTTCCCGAAGGCCTTCGGCGGCGACGAGGACAACGGCGGCAACATCGCCGGGTTCGAGGAGCTCGTCGTCGCCGACCCCTCGCTGCAGATCAAGGCCGGCGTGCAGTGGGGCCTCTTCGGCTCCGCCGTCCTGCACCTCGGCACCGAGCAGCACCACGAGGCCTGGCTGCCGGGCATCATGAACATGGAGATCCCCGGCTGCTTCGCCATGACCGAGACCGGTCACGGCAGCGACGTGGCCAGCATCGCGACCACCGCCACCTTCGACCCGGAGACGGACGAGTTCGTCATCCACACCCCCTTCCGCGCCGCCTGGAAGGACTACATCGGCAACGGTGCCATCGACGGGCGTGCCGCCGTCGTCTTCGCGCAGCTCATCACCAACGGCGTGAACCACGGCGTCCACGGCCTCTACGTGGAACTGCGCAACGAGGACGGCTCCTTCAAGCCGGGCGTGGGCGGGGAGGACGACGGCATCAAGGGTGGCCTCAACGGCATCGACAACGGGCGGCTGCACTTCACCGACGTCCGGGTCCCGCGCACCAACCTGCTGAACCGCTACGGCGACGTCGCCGCGGACGGCACCTACAGTTCGACCATCGCCTCCCCGGGCCGCCGCTTCTTCACGATGCTCGGCACCCTCGTGCAGGGCCGCGTCTCGCTGGACGGAGCGGCCGTCGCGGCGAGCAAGCTCGCCCTCACCGCGGCAATCACCTACGCGACGCAGCGCCGGCAGTTCAATGCGTCCTCGAACCTCCGCGAGGAGGTGCTGATGGACTACCAGCGGCACCAGCGCCGACTCCTGCCCCGCCTCGCGGCGACCTACGCGGCCGCCTTCGCGCACGAGGAACTCCTCGAGAAGTTCGACGGCGTCTTCTCCGGGGACCAGGACACCGACGAGGACCGCCAGGACCTCGAGACCCTGGCTGCCGCGCTGAAGCCGCTCAGCACCTGGCTGGCGCTGGACACGCTGCAGGAATGCCGCGAGGCGACCGGCGGGCAGGGGTTCCTCATCGAGAACCGGTTCGCCTCGCTGCGCGCCGACCTGGACGTGTACGTGACCTTCGAGGGCGACAACACCGTCCTGCTGCAGCTCGTCGCCAAGCGCCTGCTGACCGACTACGCCAAGGAGTTCAAGGGCGTGGACTTCGGGGTCCTCGCCCGGTACGCCGTGTCCCAGGCGGCAGGCAAGACCCTGCACCGCTCGGGGCTCCGGCGCGTCGCCCAGACGGTGGCGGACTCGGGGTCCGGGAAGAAGTCGGCGCTCGCCCTCCGGGACGAGGACACCCAGCGCGACCTGCTGACCGACCGGGTGCAGGCCCGGGTGGCCGCCGTCGCCGCCGTGCTGCGCGGGGCGAAGGGCATGTCGCAGGAGCAGTCCGCGGCGCTCTTCAACGAGCACCAGAACGAGCTCATCGAGGTGGCCCACGCGCACGCGGAGCTGCTGCAGTGGGAGGCGTTCACCCGCGGGCTGAAGAAGCTCCAGGACCCGGGCACGCGGGAGGTCCTCACGCGCCTCCGCGACCTGTTCGGCCTGTGCCTGATCGAGAAGGACCTGGCCTGGTTCCTGATGAACGGGCGGCTGTCCTCGCAGCGGGCCCGGACGCTCGACGGCTACATCAACCGGCTGCTGGTGAAGATCCGCCCGCACGCCCTCGACCTCGTCGAGGCCTTCGGCTACGGCCCGGAGCACGTGCGCTCCGTCGTCGCCGGTGGAGCGGAGCAGCAGCGCCAGAAGGAGGCGGCGGAGTACACGCGCCGCCGCCGCGCGAGCGGGGACGCCCCGATCGACGAGAAGACGCTGCTGGCGCGTGCGGCCAAGGAGAAGAAGGCCAGGAAGGCCGCGAAGGGTCGCCCGCAGCACTGA